The Geothrix sp. DNA segment GGTGGCCCGGGCCCAGCAGGCCCTCCAATACGGACCCTTCAGCCTGAACGCGTTTGCCAAGTACGAGGGCGCCCGCACCAGCAACTTCAACGAAAACCTCCAGCTCTACCCGGAGGCGACCAAGCAACAGCAGTGGGCCGACCAGCTGGTGCCGGGCACCCGCTACGGCACCGAGCCCACCAACGTCTGGCTCTTCCAGCCCTGGCTGGGCGTCAAGTTCGACCTGGGCGGCGGGTTCAAGGCCTCCGCCATGCTGAGCCAGCGCTGGCGGGGCGGCATGGGGGTGCCAAGCACGGTCGACGTCCCCGGCTTCCTCTATGAAGAGAATGTGGCGATCAGCCACGAGGACTACGGTCGGCTGGCCGTGGGCAAGATGGTCGCCCGGGGCTGGAGCGTGGCGGACTACCCCTACGGCACGGCCGTGGGACTGGCCAATGAGTGGGCTCAGAGCGGCGCCGGTTACGGCCTGCTCACCAAGGCCATCCGCTACACGTCCCGCCCCTTCGACATCTTCAACGGCGATCTCGTGCTGGAGGCGACCTACGACCAGGGCAACACCGCCTTCAAGATCCACAAGCCCCGGTTCTGGGAGTTCTATGGGCAGTACCACAATGCCGGTCTGGTGGTGGATGTCATCGTCCAGGACACCCGGAACGGGAATCCCCAGGCCTGGGGCCACGGCCCCTTCACGGGGCTAACGCCCTTCCCCCAAGACGATGCCAAGATCGGCGGCGCAGGCCAGGGCATGGCCATGGTGATGGCCCGGTACGACCTCGACGCGCACTGGCAGGTGTCCGGCGGCCTCCGGTCGAACCGCTGGAGCGGCGCCGACGCGGTGATCACCGTGGCCGGCCCCCCCGCCCAGTGGAACGACATGTTCAACGTGGACTGGGGCGGCACCCGGGACGGAGTCGCCAACCCCGGCTACTCCGCCACCTCCACGGACGGCTTTGCGGCCCTGCGGTACCGACGGGAGAAGTGGTCCGCCTGGCTCGCCGGCCAGATCCTGGGCACCGCCTCCACCTCCAACCCCTCCGAGCGGGGCCAGAGCAACTGGGCCAACTTCAACACCCTGGGGTTCCAGTACGAGTTCGGACGCGGTCTCTCGGCCTATGCCGGCGTCGGCATGGTCCGCTATGGCCGCCTGGGCCTCTCTCCGATGTCCATGCCCACGAATTCCGCCTTCACCGGGGTCGATTCCCGGGTCAGCAGGAGCGGCAACTGGGCGCTGTTCGGCCTCCTCTACGTCCTCTGAGTCCAAAGGAACCCCAGCCATGTCGAACAACCTCCTCACCGTGGTCCTCCGTTCGTTCCTTGGACTCGCCCTCGTCGCCGCCCTCACCTCCTGCGGCGGCGGCGGGGTGGTGCCCGGCACCGTCGATGCCAAGTCCATCCGGCCCCTGCCCACGGAGTACCTCACCCGCACGGCCGTCGCCTACTCGCCCTACCGGACCGGCAACAACTCGACCGAGACGCCCACGGCCACGCAGATCGCCCAGGACCTGACGCTCCTTGCCCAGGGGAACTTCACCCTGATCCGGCTGTTCGACAGCTCCGACAAGGTGGCCAAGCAGACCCTGCAGGTCATCCAGAACAACCACCTGGACATCAAGGTGCACCTGGGCTGCTGGATCTCCAGCACCAAGTACACCGCGCCCGCCGATGTGCCTGCCATCGAGAACGCCAACCAGACGGAAATCGCCCGCTGCATCGCGCTGGCGAACGCCTACCCCGACCAGGTGCTCGTGGTGAGCGTCGGCAACGAGTGCATGGTCAGCTGGGCGGGCAACCCGGTCTCCCCGGCCCAGATGGCCTCCTACATCACCCAGGTGCGGTCGGCCATCGCCCAGCCGGTTACCAGCGACGACAACTACGCCTTCTTCGCTTCTGCGCCGACCTACCTGCTCAACACCCTCGACTTCGTCTCCATTCATTCCTACGCCCTGCTGGACACCCTGTACGGGCAGCCGTGGGATTGGAAGCAGACGGACGTTCCCGCCTCGGGCCGGGCTGCCGCGATGATGGGTGCCGCGCTCGCCTTCGAGCAGCAGAACTACAGCGAGGCCCGCACCTACCTGGACAAGACCGGCTACGCCGCGCTGCCCATCGTCATCGGCGAGACCGGCTGGAAGGCCTTGCCGACGGGGGGCGAATACGAGCGGGCCCACCCGGTCAACCAGCAGATCTTCTTCAACCTCCTGGCCGCCTGGCGCATCTCCGGCACGGGCCCCAAGAACATCTTCTGGTTCGAGGCCTTCGATGAGCCCTGGAAGGGTGGTGACGACGGCTGGGGCCTCTTCAATGTCAACCGCCAGGCCCGCTACGTCGTGCGCGGCCTCTACCCCGCCTCCGTCTGGGAGCCCGGCACCTACAGCGGCGCGGATGCCCTGCACTACCTCCCCACGGTGCAGAATCCCGCGGTGACCGCCGGGAGGTACACCCTCTATGCGGAAGGCGCCACCTCCGGAGAGGCCCTGCCCGCGGCGCCCCTGGCCTGGGCCGGCTGGACCTGGAACACCTCGGCGGTGCCCACCACCACCACCGCCGCGGAGGGCACCACCAGCCTGCAGATCACGCCGGGCCCCCAGCCCTGGGGCTGGGGTGCGGCCCTGGCCTACACCAAGCATGCGGATGATCTGAGCGCCTTTGCTTCTTCCGGGTACCTGAACTTCAGCATCAAGACCACCTACCCGGGCACCATCCTCGTCGGCTTCCAGACCGGCAACCCCATCGACCTCACCCTCTACAACGTCTTCCTCCCGCTGGCATCGGGCAGCTACGGCTACCTCAACGACGGCGCGTGGCATGACGTGAAGATCCCCATCAGCGCCCTCACGCCGTGGGGTGTCATGGGCTCAGGGATGCCCCTGGCGTCGCTGTCGAAGCTCGACATGACCATGGTCTCCA contains these protein-coding regions:
- a CDS encoding glycosyl hydrolase family 17 protein, producing the protein MSNNLLTVVLRSFLGLALVAALTSCGGGGVVPGTVDAKSIRPLPTEYLTRTAVAYSPYRTGNNSTETPTATQIAQDLTLLAQGNFTLIRLFDSSDKVAKQTLQVIQNNHLDIKVHLGCWISSTKYTAPADVPAIENANQTEIARCIALANAYPDQVLVVSVGNECMVSWAGNPVSPAQMASYITQVRSAIAQPVTSDDNYAFFASAPTYLLNTLDFVSIHSYALLDTLYGQPWDWKQTDVPASGRAAAMMGAALAFEQQNYSEARTYLDKTGYAALPIVIGETGWKALPTGGEYERAHPVNQQIFFNLLAAWRISGTGPKNIFWFEAFDEPWKGGDDGWGLFNVNRQARYVVRGLYPASVWEPGTYSGADALHYLPTVQNPAVTAGRYTLYAEGATSGEALPAAPLAWAGWTWNTSAVPTTTTAAEGTTSLQITPGPQPWGWGAALAYTKHADDLSAFASSGYLNFSIKTTYPGTILVGFQTGNPIDLTLYNVFLPLASGSYGYLNDGAWHDVKIPISALTPWGVMGSGMPLASLSKLDMTMVSNPFVVADVFSSTGKPANSNPTNPIYVDRIFWSK